The Streptomyces sp. NBC_00236 DNA window GTCGTGGACGAGGGTGGCGGGGCCCGCGTCGATGCGTTCGGGGTCGAAGAGCACGAGGTCGGCGTGGAAGCCCTCCTCGACGCGGCCGCGGTCGCGGAGGCCGAAGAGGCGGGCCGGGTCGTCGGTCAGCATCTTCACGGCCCGTTCCAGCGGCATGAGCCTGCGGCCGCGCAGGCAGTCGCCGAGGAAGCGCGTCGTGTACGGGGCGCCGCACATCCGGTCCAGGTGGGCGCCCGCGTCGGAGCCGCCGAGCATGACGTCCTCGTGCTCCCAGGTGCGCTGCCGCAGCGCCCAGGATTCGGGGTCGTTGTCGGTGGGCATCGGCCACAGCACCGTACGCAGGCCGTCGGCCGCGCAGATCTCGACCAGGCAGTGGAAGGCGTCCTGGCCGCGTTCGGCCGCGATGTCCCTGACGACCCGGCCGCTGAGGCCCTCGTTCGCCTCGCTGTACGTGTCACCGATGACGTACCGGCCGAAGTTCGCGAGGCGGCGGAAGACGCCCGCCTCCTTGCTGTCGGCGCGGCGCAGCATCTCGGCACGGGTGTCCGCGTCCCGGAGCCGCTCGATGCGTTCGGGGACGGGCAGGGCGAGGATGTCGCCCCAGCCGGGGATCAGGTTGAGGGCGCAGAACGTGCCGAGCGACATGTTCATCGGGGTGAGGATCGGCATCGTCAGCGCCACGATGCGGCCGCCCGCGCGACGGGCGCGCTCGCTGGGGATCAGCTGGCGCGGTACGCGTTCGGGGACGGCGGCGTCGATGGTCAGGACGTTCCAGTTGAGCGGGCGCCCGGCGGCGGCCGTCATGTCGACGAACAGCTCGATCTCGTCGTCGGAGAACTGGTCGAGGCAGCCGGCGACGATCGCCTCGATCTGCGTGCCCTCGTGCTCGCCGACGGCCCGGGACAGCGCGAGGAGCTCTTCGGGGAGTGCGTGGCGGGAGGCGACCGGCTGTCCGTTGCCGTCGGAGTGGGTGGAGGACTGGGTGGTGGACAGGCCCCATGCCCCGGCGTCCATCGCGTCGTGGAACAGGGCCAGCATGGCGTCGAGTTGGGCGGGTGTGGGCTGGCCGCCGACCGCGTCGGCGCCCATGACGTGGCGGCGCAGGGCGCAGTGGCCGACCATGAACCCGGCGTTCACGGCGATCCGCCCGTCGAGCGCGTCGAGGTACTCGCGGAAGCTGGACCAGCTCCAGTCGACGCCCTCCTCCAGGGCCTTGAGGGCCATGCCCTCGACCCGCGACATCATGCGCCGGGTGTAGTCGGCGTCCTCGGGCCGGTCCGGGTGGAGCGGGGCGAGGGTGAACCCGCAGTTGCCGCCGGCGACGGTGGTGACGCCGTGGTTCATCGACGGGGTGGCGTACGGGTCCCAGAAGAGCTGGGCGTCGTAGTGGGTGTGCGGGTCGACGAACCCGGGCGCGAGGACGAGACCGGTGGCGTCCTCGGAGGTCACGGCCTCCTCCGCGACGGTCCCGGGCTCCGCGATGACGGCGATGCGGCCGGCCCGGATGCCGAGGTCCGCACGGTAGGAGGGTCCGCCGGTGCCGTCCACGACGGTCGCTCCGCGGATGAGGTGGTCGAGCATGACGGGGTCCCTTTCTCCATGGTCGGTTCTGTTGCGCCGGGGTGCGTACGGCCGCGGTACGCACCCCGGCTCGCGGAGCGGCGGTCCGGGAAGACGCCGCCCGTGTGGCCGGGGGCGCTGCCCCCGGACCCCCGCTCCTCAATCGCCGGAGGGGCCTGATTTCATGCCGCGTCGCGGAACCGGGTCGTCCGGTGGACCGGATCCGTGTCGATCTTCGGGATCACGTGCTCACCGATCAGCTTGATCGAGTTCAGCGTGTCCTCGGGGCTGAGACCGATCGGCAGCCCGAAGCTCAGCTGGTCCGCTCCCGCCTGCTCCCAGCGACGGCACTGCCCCAGCACCTCGTCCGGGTCGCCGCAGATCATCAGCTCCTCGGCGATCAGGAGCTCGATGATCTCCTCGGAGTACTCCGGCAGCAGCTCGGGCCACTCCGGGATGCCCTCCGGCCGCGGGAACGTGTCGTGGTAGCGGAACAGCAGCGACTGGAGGTAGTTCAGCCCGCCGCCCACCGCGATCTCGACGGCCTTCTTGTGGGTCTCGGCGCAGATCGCCGTCGAGGTGACCATCACGTTGTCGTTGACGAAGTCACCGATCGGCTCGGCGTCCTTGACCGCGTTCTTGTAGGA harbors:
- a CDS encoding N-acyl-D-amino-acid deacylase family protein, which produces MLDHLIRGATVVDGTGGPSYRADLGIRAGRIAVIAEPGTVAEEAVTSEDATGLVLAPGFVDPHTHYDAQLFWDPYATPSMNHGVTTVAGGNCGFTLAPLHPDRPEDADYTRRMMSRVEGMALKALEEGVDWSWSSFREYLDALDGRIAVNAGFMVGHCALRRHVMGADAVGGQPTPAQLDAMLALFHDAMDAGAWGLSTTQSSTHSDGNGQPVASRHALPEELLALSRAVGEHEGTQIEAIVAGCLDQFSDDEIELFVDMTAAAGRPLNWNVLTIDAAVPERVPRQLIPSERARRAGGRIVALTMPILTPMNMSLGTFCALNLIPGWGDILALPVPERIERLRDADTRAEMLRRADSKEAGVFRRLANFGRYVIGDTYSEANEGLSGRVVRDIAAERGQDAFHCLVEICAADGLRTVLWPMPTDNDPESWALRQRTWEHEDVMLGGSDAGAHLDRMCGAPYTTRFLGDCLRGRRLMPLERAVKMLTDDPARLFGLRDRGRVEEGFHADLVLFDPERIDAGPATLVHDLPGDSPRLDSKALGIVSVRVNGVETLRDDKVTGAVPGTVLRSGRDTRTVSTV